Genomic segment of bacterium:
TTCGCCATCCCCGCCCGGTCGGCGATGAGGTCAGTGGTACCTGTCAGGGTGGCAGTGTCGATGGTGAGGCGGTAGAGGCCGAGGGCCGCCTGCAGGGAGTCTTCCTGCTGAAGAACCGCTCCGAGAGCGGCGGCCGGGGTGCCCGGAGTCCCATTGGTGGCGGTAGGTGGCAGGGCGGCGTGCTGACATCCGAGGGCCAGCAGAGCGAGGGCGGCAGTTCCGCCAGAGGCACGTCGCAGCATGAGTCGAGTCCTTCCTTTTAGAGAGCGAGCTCGGGAGCGTGTCGCGAGCAGGAGTGTGAGCCAGAGAACTTCGATCGGGCTGGCGCTGGGAGTAGCAGGCTCTCCCCGGCTCCCAGCAGCAATGCTATCACTCAGCGGACGTGCGGCGTTGGGTTGCTGGACCTCGTAGAAGGACGGCAGCGCTGGCGTCGGATTTGTTTCGAAGTGCAACGAACTACGGCATTGCCGGAGCTCAGGTCTTTATGCCTGGGATGTACGAGCGCATTGGCTGCCGTTACGACGAAGTAGGTCCCCTTCCGCGACGAGGCGTCGCGGCCCCCACCGACGCGGGCGTCGGACCACCGGGCGACCGGGGGTCGCCCCTCCGGGTCCATCCCATCTCCAGCCATGTTTAGACAGCCCTCCGCTGGTGGGTCGACCTCCGGGTCGATGGGTCGGGGGACTTCAGTCCCCAACACGACAATACGTGAATCCGTATGAACCACACATCACGACCCGGGTCTGAAGACCAGGGCTCCGGTACGGGCACGTTTGATGTCGAGGCGACGCGGCGCAAGCGCCGCGGTCCATCGGATACATCGAATCGACAATGTGGGTCCCCCCCCTGCTTGCGGAGGTGGTCGCGTAGCGACCGGGGGCTCTTCGCAGCCGCCGTCCTCTTACGGACGCAGATCCGTCACCTGCCCCGACGCCAGCGTTTGCTGATAGGTCTTCTCCTGGAAGGCCCCCGGACGCTGTGGAGCATGGCAGCCCTGGCAGAAGCGGAGCTCGCCCCGTCCCAGATTCGTGTAGAACCGCTCGGTCACCATCACCTGCCCCGACGCGTTCACCACCTGCCAGGTGATGGGGCGGTCGGCCGGCAGCATCGCCGCGAAGGATCCATCGGACTGGACCGGGGCCTCGCCGAGATACTCATGCGGACGCACGATGTTGGTGGCATCGAAGGGGCTGTGCAGTCCGTGGTCGGTTGTCAGGATGCCCGCGAAGAACCGGACCTTGAACCCTGGGGCCGGGAAGGGGATCGGCTGTGGGTCCTTGCTCTCCGGCTCCCGGGCATCTCGGAGGAAGACATTCGCGGCGGCCAGGATGCCCCAGTTTTTCGTGTTGTCTGCCACGACCGGCAGCGTGGCGGGCGACGGACGCGCCTTCAGTTCCAGGGGCATCCATTCCCAGACACCAGGCTCATTCACCAGGGTCCGTCGGGTACCGAAGCTGTCCACCACCACCAGGCGGAAGTCGGGATCATCGGTGTGCGACCCGTCGTCATACACCGTCCCGGGACTGTACGACGCCACGAAGCGGTTATCGGCAATCCGGATCGGCGTGCGGTAGCGCCCCGCAGGACTGGGACCATCCTGGGCCGCCTCGGGCTCCGTGCGATAGCTGGGGATCTCCACGTTGTCGTACTCCGCCGGGTCGAGCACGGAGATCACACCCGCGCCATAGGTCCGGCTGAAGGGGGTCGCGATCGCCAGCAGCTTGCCATCGGGAAGCTCGCTGTGGTCCATAAACGTGCGACGACTCCGTGTGAGATGCGATCCGTAGTAGAGGTCCGGTACGGTGCCATCGGGGTTCACCACCCACAGGGGCGACCCGTTGACATCACTCATCCAGAAGTTCGCGGGGAAACCATAGGGCAGGTCCAGGGTCGGCATGTACTCCTTCTCGGAGTTCACCCGCAGGTTGTCCCACCGACGGAACGAGATCCGGCCATCCTTGAGCACGACCGGCCAGTAGTCGCCGGAGGCGGAGTAGGTCAGCCGCTGCTGCTGATGTCCACTGGCGGACATCAGGTAGAGCTGCGGCGCGAGGCCCTCGTTGTAGGGGTCCCGCCAGCCATCGCGATCGGAGGAAAAGACCAGCCGCCCATCGGGCAGGAAGTCCGGATCAAAATCGTTGAACGAGTTGCGTGACAGATTGGTGAGGCCTGTGCCATCGGGGTGCATGGTGTAAATCTGGAAGTTGGCGTCGCCGCCGCCGATCTTGGCACTGAACGCCACGAGGGTCGCGTTGTAGTTCAGCACCGGCTTCCGGATGACCGCCCGGAAGAAGTTCGTGAGATTAGTCCGGGTGCCATCGGGGTCCAGCCGCCAGAGATTTCCGACCCCCTGGCCGCCATCGTTGACCCAGCCGAAGTTGCCCACCACATTCACGATCCCCCAGGAGCTCGGCTGCGGTGCCTGCGACACATAGAGCACCGGATTGGGCAGACTCGCGGCGGCGGTGGCATTGCTTTCCGCGACCGGCAGCGTGAGCGTGGTGTAGGTGGTGTAGTCCCGGATGTCGATGGGGGTGCCGCGAGTGAGCCCCGGGGGGAGCGGACGCGGGTCCGCGCCGGCGGTGGCGAGGTCATCGCGCGCCGCGATGAGCGCGGTATAGCTCCCGGCAGTCGCGCCCTGCGTGTTGGTGATGGTGAGGGGATAGACCAGGGGGTCAGCAGCAGTTCCCGACCCGCCCGCTGCGGTTTGCGCCTGCACGAGCGTGGACACGCCCGGCACGGTCACCATGACCCGTTTCACCTCGGATGCCGCCCGGACCTGCCCGGGATCGCTGGCGGGCCAGGAGTCGGCGACAGTCGCGCCTTGCTGCCAGTCCGCGACCCGGACCTCGATGAGCGCGGTGCTCCCTTTGTCTCCCCCTTTGAGGTCGTTGGAGAGGATCGCGGCCTCGACACGCCAGGGCTCCTTGCGATGGAACTCCGGAAGGCGATATTGCGGATCACTGGCGCTCCCCGCCTGCCCGTAGGCGGCATCCACCACGAACACAAACGGCATCGTGCCTCCCCCCGGCGGCACCTGCAGCACCCAGGTCCGGGTCGCGTCCATCCCCAGCCCCAGGACATTGTGACCCGCAGGCGCGGAGGGATCGAACGCGGTCGCGCGGGGATCATCGAAGTACCGCAGGAAGGGATTCAGATTGCCGGCGATGTTTTTGGGCGCACCGAAAATCGCGGCATCCTCGGCGCGACCATCAAAGCGCGTGGTGTACCCATCGGCATTTGTCACCAGCGACACATTCCCCTGCACGAACTCCTCGCTCCCAATGGTCCCATCGCCATCGACATCGGCCGTGATGCCCCGGAACTCGGTCGTGCCCGGGAGGATCAGGATGCCCCGGACATCGAAGACCGCGAGGTCGAAGCGACCACTGTCGACCCCAAAGGGATGCCGCAGCCGGACATCGATTTCCAGTGTGTCCGCCGCGCCTTTGCGGACCGCGGTCACCTGCACACAGTCGCGACAGGGCTGGCGCGTGAAGAAGTCGGTGGCATCCAGGTCGTAGGTGTCGCCGAGGGCGAGGCCCAGACGCGGCAGCTGAGTCTCGATGGCCCCCGCATCAAAGTCGATGCGTCCGGCGAGCAGCCCCAGCGATCCCACGCCACTCTCACCGGGTGCGGCGAATCCGGGCGGGAGAGGGTCGAGGAGACTCCCGGCGGGGGCGGGCTGGCCGGTACCGGGATTTTGCAGCGGTCCCCCACTCCCCTGGCAGCTCGCGAGGAGCCCCAGTGCAAGCAGGGTCGCGACGCCGGTGACAAGGGGGATGGGAGGCGCGCTACGCAGCGTGGTCGGGTGGGCGTGAGTGCACGAAGATCGACGGTCCATGGTGGCAGCCTCCTGCGGACGAAAGTCCGCGACTGCCATTAGGGTCCGGATTGGGTGCGCCGGTCGCTTGATCACCCTTTGTCGGTTCTGGCTTCTGATCATGCGACTCCCGCAGCAGGCCCAGCCCTCGTCGCTACTCCCTGACACCGGCGACCGGCCTCCTGCGGACAGCCTCATACGGCTCGATGCGCAGCTGGCCGAGCCCGACGATCGTGCTCTTCCCCAGATGCAGCCACTCCGCGGCCGCCAGCAGGGGCCAGCAGGGTCCGGGCCCCGACGGCAGTTGCAGGTACCCGGTGACTCCCCAGAACTCGAGCTCCCGCGCCTGACGGGCCGAGTAGCGATGCAGGTCCAGTCGTGCTCCGACCCAGGGCTCTGCCGGTGTCGCCCGCGCGATCTCCAGCAGCTCAGGCTGGATCGCGGCCAGCGTCGCTTGTCCTTCCTCACTGAGCCGCGACCGCAGACGATGCATGATGCCAACGATGAGATCGGCATAGGTGGGCGTACTGATGAGCTTGCTATGTCGCAGCAACCGGAGCGGTGTAGGGAAGGTCAGCCGACAGGGCATCGACGCCGGATCCCCCTCCAGGGGCCACGCCACCTCCCCCAGACTCCAGGCCCGCGCAGGCGCGCCCAGCGCACCGACCTGGCGACCCGGACCGAGCGGACGAACCCCCCGCACCGTAAAGGACTCCCGGCGCTTCCCCAGCCCCATCCCGCACGCCCGATCCCAGGCCCGCAGGCAGACCGCATCGTGGGCGATCACGGATCCGCCAATCAGCAGCCACTCGATGGCCGGTGATTCCTGCGAGTCGGGGGGAGCTGGACGCAGGATGTACCCCGGCTGTCGGGTATGCGCCGGGCCGGTCCCCCCTTCAAACACCGTGTCATACGCCGCCCGGTCCAGGGCATGGAGGGCGGCCCCGAAGGTCCCCCGGATCATCGGCACCGTCGCCATCACCCCGGGCGTATGCAGCCAGAGGCGACGGGCACAGACCGGCAGGGGTGTCAGCAGATCGAGCAGCGTTGTGGCATCCACCATAGAAGCGATTGTAGGCGGCCCTACAGCTTCAGCGCTGCCAGACGCCCCAGGGCTTCCTGACAGGCCGCGTCCCCCCGACCCGTCGTCTCCAGCAGCAAGGCGAGCTGCGCTTCCCCCAGCGTGTAGCGAAACCCGATCCATCCCGGTTCCGCCTCCAGCACCCGGCTCGCCTCCCCACTTTCCATCCGTTCGTCATACCGGAC
This window contains:
- the tolB_4 gene encoding Protein TolB, with amino-acid sequence MDRRSSCTHAHPTTLRSAPPIPLVTGVATLLALGLLASCQGSGGPLQNPGTGQPAPAGSLLDPLPPGFAAPGESGVGSLGLLAGRIDFDAGAIETQLPRLGLALGDTYDLDATDFFTRQPCRDCVQVTAVRKGAADTLEIDVRLRHPFGVDSGRFDLAVFDVRGILILPGTTEFRGITADVDGDGTIGSEEFVQGNVSLVTNADGYTTRFDGRAEDAAIFGAPKNIAGNLNPFLRYFDDPRATAFDPSAPAGHNVLGLGMDATRTWVLQVPPGGGTMPFVFVVDAAYGQAGSASDPQYRLPEFHRKEPWRVEAAILSNDLKGGDKGSTALIEVRVADWQQGATVADSWPASDPGQVRAASEVKRVMVTVPGVSTLVQAQTAAGGSGTAADPLVYPLTITNTQGATAGSYTALIAARDDLATAGADPRPLPPGLTRGTPIDIRDYTTYTTLTLPVAESNATAAASLPNPVLYVSQAPQPSSWGIVNVVGNFGWVNDGGQGVGNLWRLDPDGTRTNLTNFFRAVIRKPVLNYNATLVAFSAKIGGGDANFQIYTMHPDGTGLTNLSRNSFNDFDPDFLPDGRLVFSSDRDGWRDPYNEGLAPQLYLMSASGHQQQRLTYSASGDYWPVVLKDGRISFRRWDNLRVNSEKEYMPTLDLPYGFPANFWMSDVNGSPLWVVNPDGTVPDLYYGSHLTRSRRTFMDHSELPDGKLLAIATPFSRTYGAGVISVLDPAEYDNVEIPSYRTEPEAAQDGPSPAGRYRTPIRIADNRFVASYSPGTVYDDGSHTDDPDFRLVVVDSFGTRRTLVNEPGVWEWMPLELKARPSPATLPVVADNTKNWGILAAANVFLRDAREPESKDPQPIPFPAPGFKVRFFAGILTTDHGLHSPFDATNIVRPHEYLGEAPVQSDGSFAAMLPADRPITWQVVNASGQVMVTERFYTNLGRGELRFCQGCHAPQRPGAFQEKTYQQTLASGQVTDLRP